DNA sequence from the SAR324 cluster bacterium genome:
ATGAAGGATTGCTCGACCTCATCGAAGAACAATTGTCCTTCTGGGGTGGGTTGCAGTCCGTTCTTGTGTCGTTCGAAGAGCTTGAAGCCGATTTCCTGTTCAAGTTCCAGAATCAGCCGGCTGACTGCAGGTTGGGAAACAAAGAGGAGTTTTCCAGCCAGGGTGAAGCTGCCTGCACGAAAGACCGCCTGAAAGGCTTCTAACTGTCGGTAGTTCATGCAGGACAGAAAATGGGATGAAAAGGGAGGATGAATGGAACCATGGGCTTACTCAACACCGGTCAACTGGCCAAGGGTAACCGGTTTGATGGGCGAACGCACCCGAAAATAACCAACATCTGCCGGAGAAACCTGACGCTCATCGGCAATGATCTCAGAGACGGTCAACCCACACATCCTCGCCTGGCAGGGACCCATTCCACAACGCACCATTGGCTTGACCCGATCAGGGCTCAGGGCACCCAAGCGCACGGCATCTCGGATCTCACGAACACGAACCTCTTCACAGCGACAGACCAGAGTCTCCTCATTCTTTGGAACCAACCATGGATGTCTGGGTGGGAAGAGTGTGTCGAGGAAAGGACGAATCGCCAACTCTTGATCCTGTTTCTTCAACAGAGGAGCTGCGAGAGCAGTCTGTTGTGCCAGATCGATCTTACCTAGGGCTCTTGCGGTTTCTAATGCCGCGAGCCGACCAGTCAGTACTGAATTGGCTGAGCCACAGACACGACCTGAATCTCCAGCCACAGCGACATTCTCAATACTGGTGTTACCCCATTGATCGAGTACGGGTTCCCAGTAGCGCTGCTTCTCGTACCAAGTGTGCTCACAACCAAGCTGTCGGGTGATCTGAATGTTGGGAACCACACCATGATGCAGAAGCAGGAGGTCTGCAGGTAGCTCCTTCCAAGGAGCAGATCCTTGCTGGAATCGTACTTTTTGCAGGTGTCCCTCGCCATCCGCCTCCAGCCCTGTGACTCCAAGGTGAACTTTCGCTCCGGAAGTAAACATTTGCCAGAGCATGGCGATTCCCTTGCGGAGATACTCATGCCCTCGTAGAGCCTTGGGTAAGTATGGCAGCGCCTGAAACGGTGCGAGGTGTGGGTTTGTGTCCAGATAGGCCGCAATTTTGACTCCAGCATCCAGCAAGCGGCAGGCGATCAATAACAACAGGGGCCCGCTGCCCAGCAAGACAATTTCACCACGGGGCAACAAACCAGAACTTTTGTAGAGGACATCTGCTGCTGTGCAGGCCAATACACCGGGAAGCGTCCAGCCTGGAAAGGGCATCGGTCGCTCCATCGCACCGGTGGCAATCAGGATGCGTTGCGCGTGGCAGGTTTCTGAAGGTCCTCCATCCTGCCCAATGTGATATAGCGTTAGATCTGGATCAATCTGCCAGATTGATCGGCCAGGCCGATACTCGGCTCCAGATGCACGGAATCGCTGAGCCAGTTCAAAGGCTTCCTGATAATCAGCACCCAGCTTCTGGAATTCGTCTGGACGCTGTTCCTCCAGATCTTCGATGTTTCTGTAGATTTGCCCTCCAACAGCTGGTTGTTCATCCAGCACCAGTACATTCAGTCCATGTTGGCGGGCTTCGACAGCCGCAGCCATGCCCGCGGGCCCAGCTCCAATGATCACGTAATCATATTGTGGCAGGCTCATGCGCACTCTCCTTTCTTCAATTGACGCTGGATGTTCATACCCTCCCGAACTTGGATCATGCAGGATTGTTGATTGGGCTGGCCGTCGATCTCAAGCAGGCAGTCAAAACAGATCCCCATCATGCAGAAGGCTGCCCTGGTTTCTCCGCTAACCAACGACTTTCGTAGCATCAGGTGGCCTTCACCCATTAGGGCTGCAGCCACAGTCTGTGCTGGAGCAACCTGGTAAGTCTTTTCTTCAAAGGTGATTTGGATTGTCTTGGCAACATTAGGCGGCGACTGGAACATCAAACCTCGCAGAATCAAAAACTTCAAACATCGGTTGGGTTTGACCGGACAGAATCCAGTCGACTAGATAGGAACTATGAATCGAAGCCAGACTGACTCCACTGTGACTGGTTACGGCAAATGCTCCGGGGCAACTTTGTGACTCTACATAAACTGGTTTTTGGTCAGGTGTGAGCACTCGCAGGGAGCCCCAGCTGCGGATCAATTGTAGGTTTTTCAGGGTTGGAAAGACTGCCAGGGCATGGTTGGCAATGTCTTGTAGGACACCGTTGGTAGTACCGAGGTCATAACCAACTTCTTCGTGGGAAGCTCCGAACATGAAGCTCCCATCGGCATTTTGGCGGATGCGTCCCGTGGCGAAGGGGAAAAG
Encoded proteins:
- a CDS encoding NAD(P)/FAD-dependent oxidoreductase, producing MSLPQYDYVIIGAGPAGMAAAVEARQHGLNVLVLDEQPAVGGQIYRNIEDLEEQRPDEFQKLGADYQEAFELAQRFRASGAEYRPGRSIWQIDPDLTLYHIGQDGGPSETCHAQRILIATGAMERPMPFPGWTLPGVLACTAADVLYKSSGLLPRGEIVLLGSGPLLLLIACRLLDAGVKIAAYLDTNPHLAPFQALPYLPKALRGHEYLRKGIAMLWQMFTSGAKVHLGVTGLEADGEGHLQKVRFQQGSAPWKELPADLLLLHHGVVPNIQITRQLGCEHTWYEKQRYWEPVLDQWGNTSIENVAVAGDSGRVCGSANSVLTGRLAALETARALGKIDLAQQTALAAPLLKKQDQELAIRPFLDTLFPPRHPWLVPKNEETLVCRCEEVRVREIRDAVRLGALSPDRVKPMVRCGMGPCQARMCGLTVSEIIADERQVSPADVGYFRVRSPIKPVTLGQLTGVE
- a CDS encoding (2Fe-2S)-binding protein, with product MFQSPPNVAKTIQITFEEKTYQVAPAQTVAAALMGEGHLMLRKSLVSGETRAAFCMMGICFDCLLEIDGQPNQQSCMIQVREGMNIQRQLKKGECA